A window of the Neofelis nebulosa isolate mNeoNeb1 chromosome 13, mNeoNeb1.pri, whole genome shotgun sequence genome harbors these coding sequences:
- the CH25H gene encoding cholesterol 25-hydroxylase — MSGRNASDELRVLCSPGPLFLQPLWDGLRAREALLQSPFFPAVFSICTYLGCCLPFVLLDALCPWVPALRRYKIHPDFAPSARQLLPCLAQTLYQHAVFVFPVTLLDWARGPARVPPEAPELLQLARHVGCCLLLFDAEFFAWHVLHHRVPWLYRTFHKVHHQNAASFALATQYMSVWELFSLGFFHLLNVTLLECHPLTVLVFHVLNIWLSVEDHSGYDFPWSTHRLVPFGCYGGVEHHDLHHSQFNCNFAPYFTHWDKLLGTFRSPHAK; from the coding sequence ATGAGCGGCCGCAACGCGTCCGACGAGCTCCGCGTCCTGTGTAGCCCCGGCCCGCTGTTCCTGCAGCCGCTCTGGGACGGCCTGCGGGCCCGGGAGGCGCTCCTGCAGTCGCCCTTCTTCCCGGCCGTCTTCTCCATCTGCACCTACCTGGGCTGCTGCCTGCCCTTCGTGCTGCTGGACGCGCTGTGCCCCTGGGTGCCCGCGCTGCGGCGCTACAAGATCCACCCGGACTTCGCGCCGTCGGCGCGGCAGCTGCTGCCCTGCCTGGCGCAGACCCTCTACCAGCACGCCGTGTTCGTGTTCCCCGTGACGCTGCTGGACTGGGCCCGCGGCCCGGCCCGCGTGCCCCCCGAAGCCCCCGAGCTGCTGCAGCTGGCGCGCCACGTCGGCTGCTGCCTGCTGCTCTTCGACGCCGAGTTCTTCGCGTGGCACGTGCTGCACCACCGGGTGCCCTGGCTGTACCGCACGTTCCACAAGGTGCACCACCAGAACGCGGCGTCGTTCGCGCTGGCCACGCAGTACATGAGCGTCTGGGAGCTGTTTTCCCTGGGCTTCTTCCACCTGCTGAACGTCACGCTGCTCGAGTGCCACCCGCTCACCGTGCTGGTTTTCCACGTGCTCAACATCTGGCTGTCGGTGGAGGACCACTCGGGCTACGACTTCCCCTGGTCCACGCACAGACTCGTGCCCTTCGGCTGCTACGGCGGCGTGGAGCACCACGACCTGCACCACTCGCAGTTCAACTGCAACTTCGCCCCCTACTTCACGCACTGGGACAAGCTGCTGGGGACCTTCCGGTCCCCGCACGCCAAGTGA